CCAACTGCGGTGgcctcggcgtcgtcggatcCCCCCCTTCGCTTTCGACATGCAGATTCCGGACTGCCGAAGGGTATGCCCTAATCGTCGAAGCCTTGCGACCCTTCTCCGCGAGCGACGAGACAAACAGACGCAACGTGTGTTCGCTTGTAGGTATCGGCGAGAGGGAAACCCTCTCGCAGAACTCCAGATACGTCTTCTGCGAAGACGAGTACGCTCTACGCTTCCCGACGGCCAGACCGCGGCTCATGTAACGCCGACGAGCGACTTCCAACTCGGCGATCCCCAGTCGGGGTCCGCTGTCGCCAGTTCGTCGAGCGCCGCCACGATTCTTCCTGAAAGCGTTACCAGTTCCAGACGTTTTTCCTGCAACACACCCCGGGTTAGCTCGCCTCTTGACAACGCGTCCGCAACTCGATTCTGGGCTCCAGGCAGATGCTCCGCGCGTATCGAGCAGTTGAACTGAGCCGACGACATCATCAGTGCCTTCAGCAAGCGCAACAGCGCCCCGTCTCGCGTCGACCCCGCATTGCACGCAGCCACCACCCTGCTTTTGTCCGATTTCAGCCGCACTGTAGAACCGATCCAGCTTTTCCCGACAGCAAACAAGCCGCCAATACCGGGTACATTTCCTTCGGGGCTATCGAGCAGCTCTGCCAGGCCTGTGTCCATCGCGCAGCAAACCCCTGCCACGGCGTGACAGAGACGAGCACCGCGCCGAAGCGCCATGAGCCCGACGCATCTGTTTGCAGCTGCGCTCGCTGCCGACCTGATTGCAGCGCCGACATCAAGCCAATACCGTTCCACTGAGTCGCAAATGCCAACCACCACTCCACGTCGCGACGCGCTTCCTGGCTAATACGCACCCTATGATGGAGCTTCCTCGGCACGCGGGACAGCTCGATCAATCGCCTCACGAACGCGCGACCCGGGCAAATAATCGACGCCGCGTGATGAAGCAAGCCAATGAGCGACAAGAGctctcgtttcttccacGCTCTTGACCACCGAAGCGACTGCAGCGCCTCCGTGAGCTTCTCTCGCAGTCGTCGCAGTTTCTCAGCCGACAGGCGCAGCTCGCCGCGCACCGTATCCAATTCTATGCCGAGGAACTCCTGCGTCGTAGCCGGGCCGCCAATTTTCTGCAACGCCACCGGCAAACCCAGCGACCGACACGTTTCCAGCGCCCGCCGCAAATTCTCCGCGCTCTCGGCCAAGCCTCCTCTACCAAAAAACAAGAAATCGTCCAGGTAGTGAAGGCCGCAAGAGACCCCCTTCGCCCGCATGACCCAGAGCAGCGCGTCGGCCACGGCGGAGAATATCTTGTGCGCCGAACGCAGCCCAAACGTCAGCGCCGCGTCTAGCCCCACGTGCCCCTTCCACTGCACTTCCAACAGCGGACGGTCTGCCGGATGAACGGGAATCATCCGGTAGGCCGCCTTTAGGTCCAACTTCGCTAGCAAGGCTTCGTTCCCAAGCTGCAACGCCAGCCTCGCGGCGTCTTCAAGCCGGGCATACTGCAGCCCCGCAAGCGCCGAATTCACCCCATCGTTGACGCTGGCTCCCTCTGGCGCCGATAAGTTCACGATGAGTCTCCACTTGCCCGGCTGATGCGGCTTGGGGATCACCCCAAAGGGGCTCACGTGGGATACAAGATCTTCTGGCGGGGACCAACCAGCCGCCGCGCCCGTATCTTGCCTTCCAGATAGGCGTCCTACGACTCCGGAATTAGCGTTTGCCAATCCCATGTTACGTCGAGTGCTCCGCAAGGGGCAGCCGCGCTGGAAGCCAATGCAAAAACCCTGAGACAACCCAGTGCAAATGTACTGCACGAACTGACGGTCAGGATGTGACGCTAAGCCGTCTACCCACTCCTCAACCTGGACTGGGGACGACACAGCAGCCAACGCGGCCGGCAACGGCGACTCCGACGACTGGTTGCACGCGGCAATCGCCGCTAAATCGTCGCCGTAACGGTACCGTCCGTTTATCACGTTGCACTCCGCGACCGTTACCGCGACACCTGCCGACGAAAAGACAAGTAAAAACGGTTCAAGACCCGAAACCACCACGCGccacaaaagaaacgaacgtGGCACAAGCTACCCGCGAAAtaaagaaaggaaggaaCCCACCGCGCCATGTGGCAAAGCCATGAGCACCTCTCGCCTCGTCGTCCCTGGCACCAACGTAATACCGACCCGTGACTCAACACCAACAAAACGGCACGCCgacagaaaaacgaaaacgaaaaaaagaaaaaccgcAACGAAGGCCAACACGCCGCCTGCGCGGAAACACCCGTCTTTGCGCCACACGACACCCTGAGCGCCGCTagtctttgccttttgcccTAGGAACGCGCGTCAC
This is a stretch of genomic DNA from Oscarella lobularis chromosome 16, ooOscLobu1.1, whole genome shotgun sequence. It encodes these proteins:
- the LOC136196889 gene encoding uncharacterized protein, which translates into the protein MGLANANSGVVGRLSGRQDTGAAAGWSPPEDLVSHVSPFGVIPKPHQPGKWRLIVNLSAPEGASVNDGVNSALAGLQYARLEDAARLALQLGNEALLAKLDLKAAYRMIPVHPADRPLLEVQWKGHVGLDAALTFGLRSAHKIFSAVADALLWVMRAKGVSCGLHYLDDFLFFGRGGLAESAENLRRALETCRSLGLPVALQKIGGPATTQEFLGIELDTVRGELRLSAEKLRRLREKLTEALQSLRWSRAWKKRELLSLIGLLHHAASIICPGRAFVRRLIELSRVPRKLHHRVRISQEARRDVEWWLAFATQWNGIGLMSALQSGRQRAQLQTDASGSWRFGAVLVSVTPWQGFAARWTQAWQSCSIAPKEMYPVLAACLLSGKAGSVLQCG